The Liolophura sinensis isolate JHLJ2023 chromosome 8, CUHK_Ljap_v2, whole genome shotgun sequence sequence CCTTTATTAGATCTGTCCTTTCCGTATTGGATCAGTCCCCTCTGTATTAGATATATACCATCTGTACTGGATCAGTCCCCTCTGTATTAGATATATACCATCTGTACTGGATCAGCCTTTCTTGTATTGGACCTACCTGTACTGAATTATGATCCGGTGGGGAACCTCTCCTTTCTAAAGTACTTCGAACCTTAGTTTTGTAGTGCATTATTCACCCCGGCGTTTGTGCTGAAGTTTTAAGTGTACACCGACAGCTGTAGCCCTGTTAAGCTTGACATATGCAAGAGAGGCAATTTTCAATTCAAATTAGACCCGATTGGCCATTGCACGAGAAAAGCTTCCCTCTCGTACCTTCTGCTAATTATAAGACTTCTTGAAACTTGGCGGCCACCGGCAGAATAGACTGCGTTAAGCTCACTTTTGTCTTTCTTTGACATAATGGATACTTTTTGCTCTGAAGCGATATGTTATTGAATCGAGCCTAACGTTTAATTCAATATTGAGCAATCGCCCTCAGTAGTGACAGAGACTTCATTTGTCGATTGTCCGTTGTGACTAATCTGTAAATCGGCTATGttcaatcagaaaaaaacatattacaaCCTAAAACACGTAATCCGGACATTTAAGAGGTAAAACAGCCAGTATTCTCCCGCCATTCCACAAAATAATATCTGCTCAACTCTAGGAAAGCGGCTCAAAACAAGGAAGTAATTCGGACAGCTTTATCTCGAGGGAACATATATATCAGTGCCGATGCTTCCGGAGCTATCCAGTGATTGAGAAAGTGTGCCACTGAACTTCATTATTTAAGGATGATAATCTAGGTTGTCTGTTCTAGACGAGCGGCGATTTCATGTAGTATGGTTTTAGGTCTGATTCACGTTTTTGGTcttggtcattttttttctgagggCAGTATCAATGATAGCTATCGTCGGATAATAATTAGTGAAAATATCATTCTTTCCTTACTGACCTTTGAACATtgtgatatggctgaaatataagctataatcattcattcgaaCATTGCGAGAAACactaatatattatataacgacaatcaaataagttaCGTACCTTAGCACGGTTGTTTTTGTGGACTTCTAGTGTTGCAGAATGGCCAGCATTTACAATTGGCGAAACCTTGAAGTCACATGAAAACAAGGTACGATTTCTAGATTGGGTAACGACAGTTGCGTCAGAACCTTGTGGAGAAAAGGGACGCGTTCTGGTTTGGGCCAAGCCGGCAGCTGACTCGAGTTGTGAAGGGGACGTTGTCATCGAGGACGATACTCTCTGCTCTCTTCACCAACCCGACACAATCGATTTCCGCGCTTGTCCTCAGATAACCTCAGGTCTTCGGTTCACAGCTGACACCGTTGGCATGGCTTGGGCAGCTCGGTGAAAAATGACCCTTGAGCACATGTAAAGCATCATGCAAACAATCGGTGCTCGGCTAAAACGTCGTGTTGTCGGCGATGGGATTGAGGTAGAATGACTGCTGTCCAACTCACCCGACATATCCCCTCCCGGCAACGCGAGATAACCGTGCCACCCTTGCCACAGTCATTTAGACCCCGGCTTAGTGGCTGTTCAACCGGTAGACTTATCTTGCCCCATGCCTGTAAGCTCCAAGGAGTCCTCTTGATGAATGGAAATACGAAAATACTTAGCCTACTGCTTCCTTCTGTCTGCCCCTCTCCTCACGTGATGAAGGCCTCTTCGGTTTTGGATGAAGCGGGGAGTATTTGTACCCCGCGGATCCACTTAGCATATACCTCCGCACGAGGGTGGCGCGATTAGCCTGGGTAATGACTTTCCGGTGCCGCCAAGGACCCAGGTAATCTGTGAGCAAGTCGAGCCGAGATCCTCGGTGATAATGGGACAACTCCAGCACGCGTCTACATGTCCGCACCGTGTAGCATCCACCGAGCATTGTCAATGTTTACTCAACGTTTATCGCAGAGAAGCCCGCTATATCGCCGATAACGCCACGTATTTATAATTGCGCGAGACTTGCTGGGAAACAAAGCCCTCTGATAGCATCGACAGGTTGATCATCATCGTATCGCATGAAGCAAGGAGGCAATTGATCGCCACATACGAAACAATGACATAAGGTTTCGAAGGGTAAATCTGGTGGATCTGCATCTGCACGATATGCGGATGTTCTTATTGTGATGCTTGTATCATTAGTGGAAAACTCCAGTAATTTAACAAGAACTCCATATGTTAAGTGAGGGCTTCCATTGCGCGCTCAGAACCACTGCATATAGTGGTTACAGAGCCGTGGCACTCTAAATGTGTAGCCATGGGCTAAGCCGACGCATACACGATAGCACAACTTAATGTGGTTTAGGTGTACCCTAGATATTTCTGCACTGCCGATATTTACAAGTTAATCGGTTAGATATCACACAGAGCTGATTATGTCACATAAATTCGCTTTCAACATATGTCCTATAGACTGAGACAGGATAGGCTTTTGGGTGACATTTCGTACTGACTTGAATTCTAAAGTGAACAATATGGCCGGCCAGACGATCATTCCGAAGATTTCTTTCCTAAAAGCGCGAACTTTAAAAGGAATGCTTCATTACATTACTAACTATCTTACTTAAATTACACGTTCTTGTGACTCGCGAGAATTTGTGGTGAAACATTCAGCTCCACTGTCGCTTGAAATTATTGAGGTTTCTGTCACCGAACATGTTTTTCTGTATCATTTTGGAGATGGctccaaacatttttttttatttagatgTTCTATTTATACCGATTTCAGTTCAGAAACCTTTGCGATTTTATAGGAAAAGTTAATTGATAAAGATCGTGATTATCTGGGTGCTCTgataattttgattattttgctGGGTATCTGTTCCTGTCCTTACCGATAGCAAGTAAACAGAAGCTTTCAATCGTTTACTGTAGTAAGCTATAGATGGTTTAATATGGCAGCcgtctttgaggtaagtttgtatACATTGTCCACTGTATCATTCCTGTCAGTTACTGCACATATCTGGTGCTTAATGTAAGTTACCGGGAAAATAATCAAACCAAAAAAGGAAGCAATCTTGTTcgtttatattttgttaaacTTTATAAGTCTTTTAAGTCTTTATaagtataataataaaatatgcatcaatCATACATTATGTACTTTCAATGAAAGCTCAACATAGCTAGTATAATATGTACATTGCGTTCCTACCATCCACCTATAATGTTAGGTCGCTATAGTATTGCGCACTCTTTAGTCTTTAGGACAGCTTGTACAAATAGTAGATCGGGGTTGATTCTTTGGGAATTAAATAACGTATAATTGTCCATGGCACAAAGAAATTCTTGCCACCAATATTACTAAAAAATGCATCGATGTCTGTGAACAACTCAAGCGAGAATTCTTGTctaatgtcacaaaacatctAGTTCCAATGTCACCCTGGAATTGGGCCtacttgcccccccccccccccccccgaggtAATAAGGAATTAGTGTCACCGATGTCGCCCAACATTTATATGCCATGTCACTCAGATTTTCTTCCATATAAGTCTCCGAATCTTGCAACATCATGTTAGCGCGAATTCTTTTCGCTTATGTCTCTGAAAATCAAAATCCCATGTTACTTGGGATTTCTTAAATGGTGTTCTTTAATTGTTATGCCTCTACAGAAACTGTTATCATTTGACGGCAGTCGTTGCTTGGCGAGCAGCTTTGTATACTTCCTTCACTGTCACTTTTGGGCCCTACAAGTATTAACTTATTTAGATATTACATTTGATCGTGCATATGACGGTGGTCTGattgatgggtggaggaaacgagACAAACTTGGAGGGAATCGGCTACAAATCGCTTAAAATCAAACCTCCCAACATATGGCCGAAGTAAAGTCACTGTTAAGCAAGCGGGATTCCCACATCGAGAGTGGGTATTTACCAGTATTGTAGACAAGTGTTTAAACCACGTGACAAGAGATAACCCAAATTTACTCTTTTCGCGTTCTGGTCAACCACTTCGTCAAGATAACCAAGACTGTCACGGTGAATTGATCTTAATACTGTCATCGCATACCTTAATTTTATCCCATAACAAAAGCATACATCTGAACAACTTCATTCAAAGATGGCAAGACCACTTCGTCAAATTCTCGGCTTTTCTCTCCTACTCGTTAGACCGGCCTCACCATACCATTAACATTTCGTCAAAATTTGATAATTTTTGAACTGTCGTACTTCTTCACTTGGCGTGCAGCAAGCTAACGATCTTTGTAAAGTGGTGCTAACTTAGTATGTTCAGAATGAGAGGAGCGGAAATGTTATAGATTCATGactgcgccccccccccctccccaccccagCCCCCACCAAGCCTCCCTCAAGTCTGCCATGCTGCCCCAGTCTTCCAGGGGTTTCACACCAAAATTCAGATTCCATGCTGTGGCAATATTACAGAAACACCAGGCCAAATAGTCTATTTGCCAAGTGCTAAGAGACCACACATCATGTGAATGATgctgaaataagaaaaaacgATAAAAAATTGATACGCTACTTTGTGCTAAACAAATAAGTCAATCGTATCGATCAAATATAATACGtagatttattttcagaatGCTTCACAAAAGCAGTTCAGAACATAGTCCAATGGCGCAAATCAAGTCGACAAAGTGTTCCCCGTGTTGGACAGTCAGAACTGTAGTAGtcataataaaaacaattgTCATATAGATATCCGGCATACCACTACAGAACACtatctctacatacatgtatatcaaatattatattttgGCATTCTGCGCGACTAGTGAGTCCATATCACTGATTTATGAGAAAAGCCACCACTGAATCAGgaagttttctgaaagtggaCCGATCGTGGATCAAAACAGATTCGTTGGTTTGCTTTGAAAGGGTAGCCTTTAACAATATGTCCGTCATATCAAGACAATGTCTCCTTGTGGCTGTTGGCCCAATGCTGACATGTTTGAACTGCTGTCGCATGACGCCCAAACTATGTCACCGACTGTCTTAACTTTGTACACgaaaaacaaagaagaagagACTTGGTCAGCACATAGTTTGGGCATTTCAACTCCATGTTTTTGCATGCTGAAGATCTTTGAACGTgttcaaataaattaagtacAGACACCTGTACTGGGACAGTATTGCACTGGATCTAGACAGCTTCAGGGAAAGCATGATATACGATAAACTTGACCCAAATCACAAGCAGTTACCATTCCCCACACCGTGACTAAGCACATTGGCCTGTCGCTTTGAaggtttgaaataaaatgttttctcaaACTGTCCACAGTGCCTCCAGTCGAACTAAGGCTTCTCTGTTTGGGCAAGTGAAATGACCAGTTACTTAATTTCACTTCAGACGATTGTCATGAAATGACTGTTTCACCTCTGAGGTTGAAGACAGGTGTTACTTCCTATCTAATAATTGACAAATCAGTATACATGTTATAGGGTGCAGTAACTAGATGTGACATGAGTAAGATTATCGTATACAGTCACCACATCTCCCACAGACGTAAAGTCTTAGCCGGTATGCTTATCAAGCCCAACACTGTGACAATATTCAATTTACAGAAAATAGTATTGCTGTTTATTTTTAGTTAGCAAACAAATATTgagtattttaaatatttggaacaatcaaaaataaataatatctccCATCATTTAGCAATGATGAGACAGATATGTTACAACCCAGATAAATCCCTCAGTATCTTACATCAGGTTGATAGTTGTAACACTCATCATTATCTCATTATTGACATATCGTGTGTATTTCAGCATGAATGTAACAATATCGCATGAAATCAGAGCTTTCCTGAAGACTGACAATACCTGTCCACACCTGGCTGGATcagttatctacatgtgtatcacaCATCATGCTAAACCTACAGTGTAGCACTGTTTTTTTCACAATGCACTAATTCCAATAGACACTTTAACCTGGCCTCATTCCCAGTTATTACCATTAGTATTGGTTATTAACATTTCAGCAATCCATGTCTTGCGACATCCTATTGCCAATAGCTGTGCATTTGTGTATCAGGAACATGTTCATCTCAATTTAAACATGTCAATGTGACACATCAGTATTTGACCATGTGTCACTGGTTATGCGCACAACACTGTCTGGTATCAGGATGTACGTTCGTTTCTGGTTCCTATTTCTGTCCTTCACCATGCTTTGTAACACTCTTCCTTTGGTCAGAGATTCTTTCTTTAGGTTTGTCTCATACCATGCATCAGTGACGATATATTCCACCTCGTCTATCACCCATCAGTATCTCAGTCCACATTTTATCACATATCTTTATCTCACATGATATATCATCCATGAGTTCCTCAGTCATATTTCATCAGCTATACTTATCTCTCATCATACAAGTATATCATCCATCAATATCTCAGTCCACATTTCATGGGCTATACCCATCAGCTACACTCATCTCACATCATACACGTATGTCATCCATCAGTATCTCAGTCCACATTTCATTCGCTATCTTCATCTCATGTCATACAAGTATGTCATCCATCAGTATCTCAGTCCACACTCCATCAGCTATCTATGTCACATGATATATCATCCACCAGTTCCTTAGTCCACACTCCATCAGATATCTTTATCTCACATGATATATCACCTATCAGTATTTTGGTCCACATTCCATGAGCTATCTTTATGTCACTTCATATATCATCCATCAGTATCTCAGTCCACATTCCATTGGCTATCCTCATTTGAGATCATATATCAGCAGCTATCTGCCTGTCAATCTTCTCTCGCAGCATTCTGTCTAGCCTGTGTTGTCTAATGACCACCAGCCCGTAGGACAGGATGCCAATGGCAAATGTCACTCCTTCAAATATCCAGAAGTTCCTTTCCTCTAACCATTGCGTCCCTGAGCACCTACAGAACATAGaccacaatcatgaagcagactAACACTAAAGATGAACATACCCATCCACAGCCAATGATATGATGCTGAGTGAAGAGTAAAAGTGGGGTTGACTGGCGTGGTTACAAATAGTGAATAACCTGCACAAACCAGTTGATGTGTTTCTaggaaggggagataactacatTACTGGCCAGTCTCCCTTTTTAACACCAATCTCATTGTTTCATAATTAgttaacagaaatgtgttatgGACAGGTAGACATCGTGATGGATATCTGTATACCAAATCTCTACCAAACATTGACTAAATTCCTTGGTAACTGAAGACTAGTTCCCAACTATTCCTGAAAGATACAGGAACTTATCCCGGTAAAAAGGTAAAAGACAGGCTGTCAGCGTTTTTGAATGCATGTCACACTTTAAAGAGGCTATGCCAGAGCGTTTTGGCAAAAATACATCTTCGCCAATCAACTCAAAGGGTCTGTATTTACAAAGAATAGCTCAATAAATTGCCTTTCAGCAAATATCAGACTTCTATCTGTGCTATTTACGGTgttcaaatgaattaaaaaggttgaaaaaatgatcatgtgaaccactttatacattttaggaaGAAATGCCAAGTTTGAATGGTAGCACATGCAGAGAGGAGGCTGATATCTAGTGAAAGGTACATTATTTAGGCTAttaaaatatctaaaatattggtggaaggtaagCAGTCTTAGACTGCAAATGCAGTCACACATGTGTCCTTGACAGCATATTGTCAGTAAGGCCTCAGAAAGAGTGCTTAGTCCAAGGACAGTTTTGAACCCACTCACATGTGTCCTAGCACTTCTTACAATTGGACGATAGCTTACtccctacatgtatttaacaggtAACAATAATCCATTTAAGTGATACACATGGTTAGTCATACAAATGCACAAAAGGACACCCTATATTTTAAACTCAGCTGCCccttcacagaaaaaaaagcacCCAGAAGAATATGACAGTTAAACATCCATAATGGACATGTGCTGGAAACTACTTGTGCTTTAACTGCAGAACCTGAGAGTGGGTTAAACTAAAACATACATGCGCATAATTTTGGTGCCATCTTCACAAGCTACGACAGTTCTGAACCCCGTTTCTTGACAGTACTTCTTCTCACTGAACTGCAAAAAACAAATTGCCACATCAAAAACTCCAATGGACTGAAGGATGTTCTTGCTTCCAAATTTCCACAAGAATGTCACAAGGCAATGACAATAAAAACATACTAAATAGGTGCAGCTGCATGTAATAAACAATACGTAGATGATCTATCTGCATTTTTGACACATTCTTGTTGTGATGTCAACTTCATAAATTCGTGGTTTTCTACATAAAGTTACCATGAAAAACTTAGAACATAAAATCTTAAAGATAACACTATGAATGATCAGCcacactgttttctttttttgtgtgtgatattttccttcttttttttctgttctgaaaCCTTGGGACAGCCTGTTAGACTGACAACTTTTCTTTCTTGGTCTTGGTTAACATGGATATCCTGCACACTCTAAACTCATCTTTTGGTGAATGTCTATAAGTATGTTACAGGTATTACAAGTATTTACAACTCACCAGTTCATCAGCTAGACACTCCCTACAACTTTCCACAACCTTTTCTTTTCCAAGTTTACATGTTTCATTTGAATCTGAAAATCATGGTGTAAAAACATTTTGATCATACAGTGATTATGTTTCTAAAAGAAACTGTTTGATAATTAAAAAAGGCAAGCCAGATTAAAATGAATATGCTATTTCAAAAAAATTCTGGAACCACTAATACAATTTAGTACTTTTTATTTTGAACTTAAAATTGCATTTGGTGGGTTGATAAACTCACCACACATACAGTCAGTCTATTTGCAAGAAATATTTGTACGTCaagaaatatatcaaataagGGTACTGTACTATTAAAGCACAATAAGCACAAAATTTTGTGTAGCTGTGGAGCTTTGTTTTCAGACATAACAAGACTTCATACCAACCTCCTTTACCCTTTCTTGAAATTTCCTTAACTTTATGCTGAGCTGACCACCTTGTCTCTAGCACCACACTTACTACTGATATtctgacaaacaaataaaaatacacttgctacacatataaataaaaaataaataattatctgAATGTACATTTCACGTCTTCTTTTTTTCCAGGCACAACCTTTACCTCAAATGACACAAGACcttgtacatttactgtatgtagatgtatgtaaaCTTCGAGTGTTGTGAAGACAAGGTTGATCCCTTTCTCCATTGTTGGTCCACTTTTCAGATGTTCAATGAGGAAAGCTCTTGAATGAATTGAAGTCACtctacggggcctccgtggctcagcgcagcgtaatgacccaggagcctctcaccaatgcggtcgctgtgagttcaagtccagctcatgctggcttcctctccggccgtaagtggg is a genomic window containing:
- the LOC135472255 gene encoding protein JTB-like, which encodes MIEFCSKKRMLAVVFTLVTISVVSVVLETRWSAQHKVKEISRKGKGDSNETCKLGKEKVVESCRECLADELFSEKKYCQETGFRTVVACEDGTKIMRMCSGTQWLEERNFWIFEGVTFAIGILSYGLVVIRQHRLDRMLREKIDRQIAADI